A window from Pan paniscus chromosome 14, NHGRI_mPanPan1-v2.0_pri, whole genome shotgun sequence encodes these proteins:
- the IRS2 gene encoding insulin receptor substrate 2, with protein sequence MASPPRQGPPGPASGDGPNLNNNNNNNNHSVRKCGYLRKQKHGHKRFFVLRGPGAGGDEATAGGGSAPQPPRLEYYESEKKWRSKAGAPKRVIALDCCLNINKRADAKHKYLIALYTKDEYFAVAAENEQEQEGWYRALTDLVSEGRAAAGDAPPTAAPAASCSASLPGALGGSAGAAGAEDSYGLVAPATAAYREVWQVNLKPKGLGQSKNLTGVYRLCLSARTIGFVKLNCEQPSVTLQLMNIRRCGHSDSFFFIEVGRSAVTGPGELWMQADDSVVAQNIHETILEAMKALKELFEFRPRSKSQSSGSSATHPISVPGARRHHHLVNLPPSQTGLVRRSRTDSLAATPPAAKCSSCRVRTASEGDGGAAAGAAAAGARPVSVAGSPLSPGPVRAPLSRSHTLSGGCGGRGSKVALLPAGGALQHSRSMSMPVAHSPPAATSPGSLSSSSGHGSGSYPPPPGPHPPLPHPLHHGPGQRPSSGSASASGSPSDPGFMSLDEYGSSPGDLRAFCSHRSNTPESIAETPPARDGGGGGEFYGYMTMDRPLSHCGRPYRRVSGDAAQDLDRGLRKRTYSLTTPARQRPVPQPSSASLDEYTLMRATFSGSAGRLCPSCPASSPKVAYHPYPEDYGDIEIGSHRSSSSNLGADDGYMPMTPGAALAGSGSGSCRSDDYMPMSPASVSAPKQILQPRAAAAAAVPSAGPAGPAPTSAAGRTFPASGGGYKASSPAESSPEDSGYMRMWCGSKLSMEHADGKLLPNGDYLNVSPSDAVTTGTPPDFFSAALHPGGEPLRGVPGCCYSSLPRSYKAPYTCGGDSDQYVLMSSPVGRILEEERLEPQAAPGPSQAASAFGAGPTQPPHPVVPSPVRPSGGLGGGRPEGFLGQRGRAVRPTRLSLEGLPSLPSMHEYPLPPEPKSPGEYINIDFGEPGARLSPPAPPLLASAASSSSLLSASSPASSLGSGTPGTSSDSRQRSPLSDYMNLDFSSPKSPKPGAPSGHPVGSLDGLLSPEASSPYPPLPPRPSASPSSSLQPPPPPPPPGELYRLPPASAVATAQGPGAASSLSSDTGDNGDYTEMAFGVAATPPQPIAAPPKPEAARVASPTSGVKRLSLMEQVSGIEAFLQASQPPDPHRGAKVIRADPQGGRRRHSSETFSSTTTVTPVSPSFAHNPKRHNSASVENVSLRKSSEGGVGVGPGGGDEPPTSPRQLQPAPPLAPQGRPWTPGQPGGLVGCPGSGGSPMRRETSAGFQNGLNYIAIDVREEPGLPPQPQPQPPPLPQPGDKSSWGRTRSLGGLISAVGVGSTGGGCGGPGPGALPPANTYASIDFLSHHLKEATVVKE encoded by the coding sequence ATGGCGAGCCCGCCGCGGCAGGGGCCGCCCGGGCCGGCGAGCGGAGACGGCCCCaacctcaacaacaacaacaacaacaacaaccacagcGTGCGCAAGTGCGGCTACCTGCGCAAGCAGAAGCACGGCCACAAGCGCTTCTTCGTGCTGCGCGGGCCCGGCGCGGGCGGCGACGAGGCGACGGCGGGCGGGGGGTCGGCGCCGCAGCCGCCGCGGCTCGAGTACTACGAGAGCGAGAAAAAGTGGCGGAGCAAGGCAGGCGCGCCGAAACGGGTGATCGCTCTCGACTGCTGCCTGAACATCAACAAGCGCGCCGACGCCAAGCACAAGTACCTGATCGCCCTCTACACCAAGGACGAGTACTTCGCCGTGGCCGCCGAGAACGAGCAGGAGCAGGAGGGCTGGTACCGCGCGCTCACCGACCTGGTCAGCGAGGGCCGCGCGGCCGCCGGAGACGCGCCCCCCACCGCCGCGCCCGCCGCGTCCTGCAGCGCCTCCCTGCCCGGCGCCCTGGGCGGCTCTGCCGGCGCCGCCGGGGCCGAGGACAGCTACGGGCTGGTGGCTCCCGCCACGGCCGCCTACCGTGAGGTGTGGCAGGTGAACCTGAAGCCCAAGGGTCTGGGCCAGAGCAAGAACCTGACGGGGGTGTACCGTCTGTGCCTGTCGGCGCGCACCATCGGCTTCGTGAAGCTCAACTGCGAGCAGCCGTCGGTGACGCTGCAGCTCATGAACATCCGCCGCTGCGGCCACTCGGACAGCTTCTTCTTCATCGAGGTGGGCCGCTCGGCTGTCACAGGCCCCGGCGAGCTGTGGATGCAGGCGGACGACTCGGTGGTGGCGCAGAACATCCACGAGACCATCCTGGAGGCCATGAAGGCGCTCAAGGAGCTCTTCGAGTTCCGGCCGCGCAGTAAGAGCCAATCGTCGGGGTCGTCGGCCACGCACCCCATCAGCGTCCCCGGCGCGCGCCGCCACCACCACCTGGTCAACCTGCCCCCCAGCCAGACGGGCCTGGTGCGCCGCTCGCGCACCGAcagcctggccgccaccccgccGGCGGCCAAGTGCAGCTCGTGCCGGGTGCGCACCGCCAGCGAGGGCGACGGCGGCGCGGCGGCGGGAGCGGCGGCCGCGGGCGCCAGGCCGGTGTCGGTGGCTGGGAGCCCTCTGAGCCCCGGGCCGGTGCGCGCGCCCCTGAGCCGCTCGCACACCCTGAGCGGCGGCTGCGGCGGCCGCGGGAGCAAGGTGGCGCTGCTGCCGGCAGGGGGCGCGCTGCAACACAGCCGCTCCATGTCCATGCCCGTGGCGCACTCGCCGCCCGCCGCCACCAGCCCCGGCTCCCTGTCGTCCAGCAGCGGCCACGGCTCGGGCTCCTACCCGCCGCCGCCCGGCCCGCACCCGCCTCTGCCGCATCCGCTGCACCACGGCCCCGGCCAGCGGCCCTCCAGCGGCAGCGCCTCCGCCTCAGGCTCCCCCAGCGACCCCGGCTTCATGTCCCTGGACGAGTACGGCTCCAGCCCAGGCGACTTGCGCGCTTTCTGCAGCCACCGAAGCAACACGCCCGAGTCCATCGCGGAGACGCCCCCGGCCCGagatggcggcggcggcggtgagTTCTACGGGTACATGACCATGGACAGGCCCCTGAGCCACTGTGGCCGCCCCTACCGCCGGGTCTCGGGGGACGCGGCCCAGGACCTGGACCGAGGGCTGCGCAAGAGGACCTACTCCCTGACCACGCCAGCCCGGCAGCGGCCGGTGCCCCAGCCCTCCTCTGCCTCGCTGGATGAATACACCCTGATGCGGGCCACCTTCTCGGGCAGCGCGGGTCGCCTCTGCCCGTCCTGCCCCGCGTCCTCTCCCAAGGTGGCCTACCACCCCTACCCAGAGGACTACGGAGACATCGAGATCGGCTCCCACAGGAGCTCCAGCAGCAATCTGGGGGCAGACGACGGCTACATGCCCATGACCCCCGGCGCGGCCCTCGCGGGCAGTGGGAGCGGCAGCTGCAGGAGCGACGACTACATGCCCATGAGCCCCGCCAGCGTGTCCGCCCCCAAGCAGATCTTGCAGCCCAgggcagccgccgccgccgccgtgcCCTCTGCGGGGCCTGCGGGGCCAGCACCCACCTCTGCGGCGGGCAGGACATTCCCGGCGAGTGGGGGCGGCTACAAGGCCAGCTCGCCCGCCGAGAGCTCCCCCGAGGACAGTGGGTACATGCGCATGTGGTGCGGTTCCAAGCTGTCCATGGAGCATGCAGATGGCAAGCTGCTGCCCAACGGGGACTACCTCAACGTGTCCCCCAGCGACGCGGTCACCACGGGCACCCCGCCCGACTTCTTCTCCGCAGCCCTGCACCCCGGCGGGGAGCCGCTCAGGGGCGTTCCCGGCTGCTGCTACAGCTCCTTGCCCCGCTCCTACAAGGCCCCCTACACCTGCGGCGGGGACAGCGACCAGTACGTGCTCATGAGCTCCCCCGTGGGGCGCATCCTGGAGGAGGAGCGTCTGGAGCCTCAGGCCGCGCCAGGGCCCAGCCAGGCAGCCAGCGCCTTCGGGGCCGGCCCCACGCAGCCCCCTCACCCTGTAGTGCCTTCGCCCGTGCGGCCTAGCGGCGGCCTAGGCGGCGGCCGCCCGGAGGGCTTCTTGGGCCAGCGCGGCCGGGCGGTGAGGCCCACGCGCCTGTCCCTGGAGGGGCTGCCCAGCCTGCCCAGCATGCACGAGTATCCACTGCCACCGGAGCCCAAGAGCCCCGGCGAGTACATCAACATCGACTTTGGCGAGCCCGGGGCCCGCCTGTCGCCGCCCGCGCCTCCCCTGCTGGCGTCGGCGGCCTCGTCCTCCTCGCTCTTGTCCGCCAGCAGCCCGGCCTCGTCGCTGGGCTCAGGCACCCCGGGCACCAGCAGCGACAGCCGGCAGCGGTCTCCGCTCTCCGACTACATGAACCTCGACTTCAGCTCCCCCAAGTCTCCTAAGCCGGGCGCCCCGAGCGGCCACCCCGTGGGCTCCTTGGACGGCCTCCTGTCCCCCGAGGCCTCCTCCCCGTATCCGCCGTTGCCCCCGCGTCCGTCCGCGTCCCCGTCGTCGTCTCTGcagccgccgccaccgccgccgccccCGGGGGAGCTGTACCGCCTGCCCCCCGCCTCGGCCGTTGCCACCGCCCAGGGCCCGGGCGCCGCCTCATCGTTGTCCTCGGACACCGGGGACAATGGTGACTACACCGAGATGGCTTTTGGTGTGGCCGCCACCCCGCCGCAACCTATCGCGGCCCCCCCGAAGCCAGAAGCTGCCCGCGTGGCCAGCCCGACGTCGGGCGTGAAGAGGCTGAGCCTCATGGAGCAGGTGTCGGGAATCGAGGCCTTCCTGCAGGCCAGCCAGCCCCCGGACCCCCACCGCGGCGCCAAGGTCATCCGCGCAGACCCGCAGGGGGGCCGCCGCCGCCACAGTTCCGAGACCTTCTCCTCCACCACGACGGTCACCCCCGTGTCCCCGTCCTTCGCCCACAACCCCAAGCGCCACAACTCGGCCTCCGTGGAAAATGTCTCTCTCAGGAAAAGCAGCGAGGGCGGCGTGGGTGTCGGCCCTGGAGGGGGCGACGAGCCGCCCACCTCCCCACGACAGTTGCAGCCGGCGCCCCCTTTGGCACCGCAGGGCCGGCCGTGGACCCCGGGTCAGCCCGGGGGCTTGGTCGGTTGTCCTGGGAGCGGTGGATCGCCAATGCGCAGAGAGACCTCTGCCGGCTTCCAGAATGGTCTCAACTACATCGCCATCGACGTGAGGGAGGAGCCCGGGCTGCCACCccagccgcagccgcagccgccgccgcttCCTCAGCCGGGAGACAAGAGCTCCTGGGGTCGGACCCGAAGCCTCGGGGGTCTCATCAGCGCTGTGGGCGTCGGCAGCACCGGCGGCGGGTGCGGGGGGCCGGGTCCCGGTGCCCTGCCCCCTGCCAACACCTACGCCAGCATTGACTTCTTGTCCCACCACTTGAAGGAGGCCACCGTCGTGAAAG